The genome window CGGCTCCCAGAAGTTGAAGAACCGCACCTGGTAGTTGCAGTTGTTGGCGCAGTACCGCGTGCCGATGCAGCGATTGTAGACCTGCACGTTCAGGCCCTGGTCGTTGTGGTAGGTGGCGTAAACCGGGCAGACCGGCTCGCAGGGCGCGTTCTCGCACTGCTGGCACATCAGCGGCAGGAACTTCGCCTTCACCTTCGAGAAGTCAATCTCATCCGGCCGCTTCTCCGGGTCGTCGCTCACCCAGTAGCGTTCGATGCGTATCCACTCGTGGGCGCGCTTCTGGTTGAAGATCGCGTCCGTGTTCAGCGGCACGTTGTTCTCCGCCTGGCACGCGACGACGCAGGCCTGGCAGCCGCTGCAGCGGTCTGCGTCCACCACCAGCGTCCATTTCGGCTCAGGCTTTCTCTCGATTGCCATCAACGCGCTCCGTTAGGAGTCCTTGTTCGTGACTTTGATCTTGTTCGAGAAATCAATGGGCAGCACGGAGCCCTCCATCTTCGGGATGCGCTTCCACTTGCCCGTCTTCGCGATGCTTACGCGCGTCGCCGCCCAGGCCAGCGAGCCGCTCTGCTTCTCTTCCCGCGGGTCCAGGACGGCGTACACGTTCGCGCCGTAGCCCTCCGCCCAGCGCCCGAAGGCCTTGTGGCCCCGGCCCACGGGGATCGCCAGCACGTCCGGCGGCGCGGCCGGGTTCGGGTAGACCAGCGCCTGGATGGCCCCCGCCGGCGATTCGATGCGGACCACATCGCCTTCGCGCAGGTCCATGTCGCGCGCCGTCTTGGAGTTCACTTCAACCCAGGTCTCCCACGTCGCCGTCGTCATCGGGTCGGGCGTCGCCTGGAGCCACGGCAGGTGCGCAAGCCGCCCATCGCCGATGCCCGCCGTCTGGAACGGCAGGAGGACGAAGGGGTAGCGTCCGGCGTCTCCGGCGAATTCCGGTTCCGGGTTGGTCAGGTTCAGGCCGTTCACAAAGGGCACCGGCAGCGCGCGGGCGTTCGTATCCCACCAGCCGCCCTGCTGGAGCAGCTTGCCCCAGAACTCTTCAAAGGTCGCGGCCTTGATGTTTCCCCGGCCGAACTGGTGCAGCTTCTGGGCCTGCTGGCGGAGCGCATCGCGCATGCTCGTCCAGGGCAGGTCCTTCTCGATCTTCAGCTCTTGCGCCAGCGTCAGCAGGATATCGCCGAAGCCGCGCGTATCGCGGAAGGGCCGCACCACCGGCTGCTGGAAGGTGACTGCCTCATAGCCGGGCCCGGGGTTCATGGGCGCATCCGCCCAGTCTTCCAGGGGAAGGCTCGTCGGCAGCACCCAATCGGCCCAGTAGGTCGTATCGTCAAGGAAGCTCGAAAGGCTGATCACCGTAGGCACGTTCGCTAGCGCATCCGCAAAGCCCAGCGAAGCGGGCAGGCTGTGCACCGCGTTCGCGTTGCGGATCACCAGCGCCTTCACCTTCCCCTGCTTCATGCCTTCGATGATCTTCTTCCACTCCGCCAGGGAGGTGCTTGTCCCGGCGGCGTAGGCTGTGCGGTCAGCCGCCGCCGTCCCATCGCCGATGGGCGGCGCAGGGTTGAAGTTCACG of Chloroflexota bacterium contains these proteins:
- a CDS encoding 4Fe-4S dicluster domain-containing protein; protein product: MAIERKPEPKWTLVVDADRCSGCQACVVACQAENNVPLNTDAIFNQKRAHEWIRIERYWVSDDPEKRPDEIDFSKVKAKFLPLMCQQCENAPCEPVCPVYATYHNDQGLNVQVYNRCIGTRYCANNCNYQVRFFNFWEPVWPETLRNQLNPDVTVRSRGIMEKCTFCVQRIRRGIRTAIREDRDVRDGDVTPACVQSCPTGALTFGNIKDEKSAVHKLAEDARHYRLLEEQGTGPNVVYLKKVDTHAAEDKGHE
- a CDS encoding 4Fe-4S ferredoxin, producing the protein MAFTRKEFLKLAGGTAAGAAILSACRPNVREFLVQSPSRLPEDLVNGIDNWYATSCSQCGSGCGVIVRVIEGRAKKVEGNPVHPLSGGKLCARGQAGVQAVYHPDRVRRPMKATGARGSGAFAETTWDEALAAVTPKLNEMKGAAAGSLLIVTGALNGSQGMVAKRFAKAMNATHATFEPMEEAALKAAIKQTFDQDLLPDFDLGRSNYILSFSSDFLGGWISQVRHSRGYGEFRQGARKRGTLVQADTRLSPTAAGADEWVYVKPGSEGKLALSIAYVIIKSGLGDAAAARALTGGRGAAALEAYAPEKVAEATGVSAKHIEELAKAFVAPENQPAIAIGGGAAGAHTNGVFNLTAIYSLNHLVGTVNKPGGVNFNPAPPIGDGTAAADRTAYAAGTSTSLAEWKKIIEGMKQGKVKALVIRNANAVHSLPASLGFADALANVPTVISLSSFLDDTTYWADWVLPTSLPLEDWADAPMNPGPGYEAVTFQQPVVRPFRDTRGFGDILLTLAQELKIEKDLPWTSMRDALRQQAQKLHQFGRGNIKAATFEEFWGKLLQQGGWWDTNARALPVPFVNGLNLTNPEPEFAGDAGRYPFVLLPFQTAGIGDGRLAHLPWLQATPDPMTTATWETWVEVNSKTARDMDLREGDVVRIESPAGAIQALVYPNPAAPPDVLAIPVGRGHKAFGRWAEGYGANVYAVLDPREEKQSGSLAWAATRVSIAKTGKWKRIPKMEGSVLPIDFSNKIKVTNKDS